The Streptomyces sp. NBC_01268 genome window below encodes:
- a CDS encoding IclR family transcriptional regulator: protein MSQTVDRALSILPLLAQGPADLGQVADRLGVHKSTALRLLRTLHEHGLVHRQQDQRYRLGARLFALAQEAVENLDIREIAHPHLAALNEQIGHTVHLAVHEEGEVLYIDKVESRYPVRMYSRIGKPVAITVAAVAKLLLADLPEPERRALAAKLDYPLYTPRSTPNAAAFLKELATVREQGWATDLGGHEESINCVGAPIRGADGRVVAAMSVSAPNVVVTAEELLTLLPLVRRTAEDISRDYSGTAPRKDS from the coding sequence ATGAGCCAGACCGTCGACCGCGCGCTCAGCATCCTGCCGTTGCTCGCGCAGGGTCCCGCCGACCTCGGCCAGGTCGCCGACCGGCTCGGCGTGCACAAGTCCACCGCGCTGCGCCTGCTGCGCACCCTCCACGAACACGGCCTCGTCCACCGGCAGCAGGACCAGCGCTACCGGCTCGGCGCCCGGCTCTTCGCCCTCGCGCAGGAGGCCGTCGAGAACCTCGACATCCGCGAGATCGCCCACCCCCACCTCGCCGCCCTCAACGAGCAGATCGGGCACACCGTCCACCTCGCCGTCCACGAGGAGGGCGAGGTGCTCTACATCGACAAGGTCGAGAGCCGCTACCCGGTGCGCATGTACTCGCGCATCGGCAAGCCGGTCGCCATCACCGTCGCCGCCGTCGCCAAGCTGCTCCTCGCCGACCTGCCCGAGCCCGAGCGGCGCGCCCTCGCCGCCAAGCTGGACTACCCCCTGTACACGCCCCGTTCGACGCCCAACGCCGCCGCCTTCCTCAAGGAGCTGGCGACCGTGCGCGAACAGGGCTGGGCCACCGACCTCGGCGGCCACGAGGAGTCGATCAACTGCGTCGGCGCGCCCATCCGCGGCGCCGACGGACGGGTCGTCGCCGCCATGTCGGTCTCCGCGCCGAACGTGGTGGTCACCGCGGAGGAACTCCTCACCCTCCTCCCGCTGGTGCGCCGCACCGCCGAGGACATCAGCCGCGACTACTCCGGAACCGCCCCCAGGAAAGACAGT